From one Agrobacterium fabrum str. C58 genomic stretch:
- a CDS encoding DNA topoisomerase IB gives MPQPPTRLLAKIGLAYVNDQEPGIAREKRGRGFCYRLPGGDLLSDSVELKRIKSLGVPPAYRDVWICIDPAGHLQATGFDARGRKQYRYHPDWHALRGETKFFQLKSFGKALPAIRRRAMADIGKQDHGQEMTLAALTLLLDAAYLRVGNRSYLETNGTYGATTLLKRHVSFGETIELRFAAKGGQKVKRQLRHPRLQKILEEIADLPGKELFVWQDSENRVHSVDSSDLNAYLSGIGGQGISAKTFRTWGGTLAAFCNAMEHVAAGEKPSIKGMCQAAAAELSNTPAICRKSYVHPAVLDIATEEKARKKLGRILKVGAKPVSGLRADERRLLAFLP, from the coding sequence CCGTGAAAAGCGCGGGCGCGGTTTCTGTTACCGGCTACCGGGCGGCGATCTGCTCTCCGATAGCGTCGAACTGAAGCGTATCAAATCGCTCGGCGTGCCGCCCGCCTATAGAGACGTATGGATTTGCATCGACCCGGCGGGCCATCTACAGGCCACCGGCTTTGATGCGCGCGGGCGAAAACAATATCGCTATCATCCCGACTGGCATGCGCTCAGAGGTGAGACGAAATTCTTCCAGCTCAAGAGCTTCGGTAAGGCGCTGCCGGCCATACGTCGCCGCGCGATGGCGGATATTGGGAAGCAGGACCATGGGCAGGAGATGACGCTTGCGGCACTCACTCTCCTTCTTGACGCCGCCTATCTGCGCGTCGGCAATCGCTCCTATCTCGAAACCAACGGCACCTATGGCGCGACGACCCTGCTCAAACGCCATGTGTCCTTCGGTGAAACCATCGAACTGCGTTTTGCCGCCAAGGGCGGGCAGAAAGTGAAACGGCAGTTGCGCCACCCGCGCCTTCAGAAAATCCTCGAGGAAATCGCCGACCTGCCCGGCAAGGAACTCTTTGTCTGGCAGGACAGCGAGAACCGGGTGCATTCCGTCGATTCCAGCGATCTCAACGCCTACCTCTCAGGCATTGGCGGTCAGGGCATTTCGGCCAAGACCTTCCGCACCTGGGGCGGAACGCTGGCGGCCTTCTGCAACGCGATGGAACACGTCGCGGCGGGTGAAAAACCGAGCATAAAGGGCATGTGCCAAGCCGCGGCAGCCGAGCTTTCCAACACGCCCGCCATCTGCCGCAAGAGCTATGTGCACCCGGCCGTTCTCGACATTGCGACAGAAGAAAAAGCCCGGAAAAAACTCGGTCGCATCCTGAAGGTCGGTGCAAAACCCGTCTCCGGCCTCAGGGCCGATGAAAGACGGCTGCTGGCCTTCCTGCCTTAG
- a CDS encoding response regulator transcription factor, whose amino-acid sequence MDVLIVEDDALHRAYLNEAVRAALPECDKVLEAANGRTGEKLARENRAAHIVMDLQMNERNGIEAARTIWKERPDTRILFWSNYSDEAYVRGVSRIVPEGAAYGYVLKSASDDRLRLALRSIFIEAQCVIDREVRGLQEKSLGKAHGFTDSEYEILVDVALGLTDKAIARRRNLSLRSVQNRLQSLYEKLNVHQAPGDDDAEGRYNLRTRAVTVAFLRKLLNYSALERAERELAEWAGSR is encoded by the coding sequence ATGGACGTGCTGATCGTCGAGGACGATGCGCTGCACCGCGCCTATCTGAATGAGGCCGTCAGAGCTGCCCTGCCGGAATGCGACAAGGTACTGGAGGCGGCCAACGGTAGGACGGGGGAAAAGCTCGCGCGGGAAAACCGGGCAGCCCATATCGTCATGGATTTGCAGATGAACGAGCGCAACGGCATCGAGGCGGCGCGCACGATCTGGAAGGAGCGGCCGGATACCCGCATCCTGTTCTGGTCGAACTATTCGGATGAGGCCTATGTGCGCGGTGTGTCCCGTATCGTGCCGGAAGGTGCGGCCTATGGCTATGTGCTGAAATCGGCCTCTGATGACCGCCTGCGGCTGGCGCTGCGCAGCATCTTCATCGAGGCGCAATGCGTGATCGACCGGGAAGTGCGCGGCCTTCAGGAAAAAAGCCTCGGCAAGGCGCATGGTTTTACCGATTCCGAATATGAAATTCTCGTCGATGTCGCGCTGGGCCTCACCGACAAGGCGATTGCCCGCCGCCGCAACCTGTCGCTGCGCAGCGTGCAGAACCGGCTGCAAAGCCTCTATGAAAAGCTGAACGTGCATCAGGCGCCGGGTGATGACGATGCGGAAGGCCGGTATAATCTCCGAACCCGCGCCGTGACAGTGGCTTTCCTGCGCAAGCTGCTGAATTACAGCGCGCTGGAAAGGGCCGAGCGAGAGCTGGCGGAATGGGCGGGGAGCCGCTGA
- a CDS encoding GAF domain-containing sensor histidine kinase — translation MLDTPKSALFHHYMGIARLLAGQLEFNAIIQAVATEISHIIPHDHMDVCIKQLDDKYHIAYESGLVSAWSRQPPALLTGSPIRSLLSGAVEHLLSGDACSDPRFHFEGAFSSPIIELNLHSRLHVPMKVHGDIIGALSCSSHQSNAYTMEDVANARAVADMLAPYFYAIRAAEQAKRSAIEEARANAREEGLRLGALQLTEALEAERQRIGMDLHDQTLADLARLARRIERMSHSADVSGEMLEPVVRSLQHCMQDLREIIEEAKPSILQLFGVVEAIETYVDRSVRDSGSYIEWSVTDETGGLVERLDKTVAISLFRIVQEAVNNAIRHAQPETIAVNLTAVDGGLRVTVSDDGNGGGDGAASGGLGIGNMKTRARLISARFDIGGNRNGAGTCITVILPEDAFDHREDV, via the coding sequence ATGCTGGATACGCCGAAAAGCGCTCTTTTCCACCACTATATGGGTATTGCGCGGCTGCTCGCCGGGCAGCTGGAATTTAATGCCATCATTCAGGCTGTCGCCACCGAGATCAGCCATATCATCCCGCATGATCATATGGATGTCTGCATCAAGCAGTTGGATGACAAATATCACATTGCCTATGAGAGCGGGCTCGTCAGCGCCTGGAGCCGGCAGCCGCCGGCCCTTCTGACCGGAAGCCCGATCCGCTCGTTGCTGTCAGGCGCCGTGGAACACCTGCTGAGCGGTGATGCCTGTTCCGATCCGCGCTTTCATTTCGAAGGCGCTTTTTCGAGCCCCATCATCGAGCTTAATCTGCATAGCCGCCTGCATGTGCCGATGAAGGTGCATGGCGACATTATCGGCGCGCTCAGTTGCTCCTCGCACCAGTCGAATGCCTATACGATGGAGGATGTGGCGAATGCCCGCGCGGTCGCCGATATGCTGGCGCCCTATTTCTATGCCATCCGCGCCGCCGAACAGGCCAAGCGCTCAGCCATCGAGGAGGCGCGCGCCAATGCCCGCGAAGAAGGTCTGCGCCTCGGCGCGCTGCAATTGACGGAGGCGCTGGAGGCCGAGCGGCAGCGCATCGGCATGGACCTGCATGATCAGACGCTGGCCGATCTGGCACGGCTTGCGCGGCGTATCGAGCGCATGAGCCATTCCGCCGATGTTTCCGGCGAGATGCTGGAACCGGTGGTGCGCAGCCTGCAGCATTGCATGCAGGACCTGCGCGAAATCATCGAGGAGGCAAAACCCTCGATCCTGCAATTGTTCGGCGTCGTTGAGGCCATCGAGACCTATGTGGACCGCTCCGTGCGCGACAGCGGCTCGTATATAGAGTGGTCTGTAACGGATGAGACGGGCGGGCTGGTGGAAAGGCTCGACAAGACGGTGGCCATCTCGCTGTTCCGCATCGTACAGGAGGCGGTCAATAACGCCATTCGTCATGCCCAGCCGGAAACCATTGCCGTGAACCTCACCGCCGTCGATGGCGGGCTCAGGGTGACAGTCAGCGATGACGGCAATGGCGGCGGTGATGGCGCTGCTTCCGGCGGTCTCGGCATCGGCAACATGAAGACACGGGCGCGGCTGATCTCGGCGAGATTCGATATCGGCGGCAATCGCAACGGGGCGGGTACATGCATCACCGTGATCCTGCCGGAAGACGCTTTCGATCATCGGGAGGATGTGTGA